A section of the Triticum dicoccoides isolate Atlit2015 ecotype Zavitan chromosome 7A, WEW_v2.0, whole genome shotgun sequence genome encodes:
- the LOC119329674 gene encoding origin of replication complex subunit 1-like → MDLSATPTKSKSKSKPGPSPSKAAAAAAAQMDFSTPSKPAPTPTPRRKSKPVPYAPPASPATPSAVRRSRRLLDTPTKDLSEAALFETPAKPAPAPTLKRKRAAPSPSPKTPARAEPKPKRQRRAPAKRAFYRKVVYDGGEFAAGDDVYVKRLEGAESDAEDPEEPEDCRVCFRAGGGVMVECDACLGGFHLRCVRPPLRRVPEGDWACPYCEAERAGKVIDRPKPPVGKKIKRTAKEKLLDSDLWAARIESLRREPDGAFWAKVRWYTIPEETAAGRQPHNLRRELYRTNALGDIEMESIVRHCFVMSPKEYRDATNDGDDVFYCEYEYDVHWHNFKRLADIDDEPETKEDPSDEPYNAANDYNSDTDEDSEYDEEDEPAARCSARKNQSNEKILAANSWEGRIYGLQKIGIRKIPEHVRCHQKTALEKAKATLLLATLPKSLPCRDKEMEEISTFVKDAICNDHCLGRCLYIHGVPGTGKTMSVLAVMRKLRSEFDSGALRPYCFIEINGLKLASPENIYKVIYEQLSGHRVGWKKALHYLTEHFSDGKKIGKQANQPIVLLIDELDLLLTRNQSVLYNILDWPTKPNSNLVIIGIANTMDLPEKLLPRISSRMGIQRLCFGPYNYRQLQEIITSRLKGINAFEDQAIEFASRKVAAMSGDARRALEICRRAAEFADYRVKQFQQVEQTPSSANTGNGFVCMGDIEDAIQEVFQAPHIQVMKNCPKFGKVILAAMVHELYRSGLGEVLFDKLAATVFSWCHVNRELLPGYDTLLKICCKLGESKIVLCEEGTKHKLQKLQLNYPSDDVTFALKESPDLPWLSKYL, encoded by the exons ATGGATCTCTCCGCCAcccccaccaaatccaaatccaaatCCAAGCCCGGACCCTCCCCGtccaaggccgccgccgccgccgccgcccagatggACTTCTCCACCCCGTCCAAGCCGGCGCCCACGCCCACGCCCCGGCGGAAGTCCAAGCCCGTGCCCTACGCGCCGCCCGCGTCTCCGGCGACGCCCTCCGCCGTCCGCAGGTCGCGCCGCCTCCTCGACACCCCCACCAAGGACctctccgaggccgccctcttcgaGACGCCCGCCAAGCCCGCGCCCGCGCCCACCCTCAAGCGGAAGCGGgccgcgccgtcgccgtcgcccaagACCCCGGCCCGGGCCGAGCCCAAGCCCAAGCGGCAGCGGCGGGCGCCGGCGAAGCGGGCCTTCTACCGCAAGGTGGTGTACGACGGCGGGGAGTTCGCTGCCGGGGACGACGTGTACGTCAAGCGGCTGGAGGGCGCCGAGTCGGACGCCGAGGACCCCGAGGAGCCGGAGGACTGCCGCGTCTGCTTCCGCGCCGGCGGCGGGGTCATGGTGGAGTGCGACGCCTGCCTCGGTGGCTTCCACCTGCGCTGCGTGCGCCCGCCGCTGCGCCGCGTGCCGGAGGGGGACTGGGCGTGCCCCTACTGCGAGGCAGAGCGTGCAGGGAAGGTGATCGACAGGCCCAAGCCGCCTGTCGGGAAGAAGATCAAGAGGACTGCCAAGGAGAAGCTTCTCGACAGCGATTTATGGGCTGCACGCATTGAGAG TTTAAGGAGGGAGCCAGATGGAGCATTCTGGGCAAAGGTGAGGTGGTACACTATCCCTGAAGAGACCGCAGCAGGAAGGCAGCCACATAATTTGCGGAGAGAGCTCTATCGTACTAATGCTCTTGGAGACATTGAG ATGGAAAGTATCGTTAGACATTGTTTTGTCATGAGCCCCAAAGAGTATAGGGATGCCACTAATGACGGAGATGATGTATTTTATTGTGAATACGAGTATGATGTACATTGGCATAATTTTAAGCGTCTGGCAGATATTGATGATGAACCTGAG ACAAAAGAAGATCCCAGTGACGAGCCTTACAATGCTGCTAATGATTATAACAGTGATACCGATGAAGATTCAGAATACGATGAGGAGGATGAACCGGCTGCACGTTGCTCAGCCAGAAAGAACCAATCTAATGAGAAAATTTTGGCTGCT AATTCATGGGAAGGGAGGATATATGGCCTGCAAAAGATTGGGATCCGAAAAATACCTGAGCATGTTCGGTGTCATCAAAAGACTGCTCTGGAGAAGGCGAAGGCGACCCTGTTATTGGCTACTCTTCCCAAGTCATTGCCTTGCAGGGATAA AGAAATGGAGGAGATCTCTACATTTGTGAAGGATGCAATTTGCAATGACCATTGTCTAGGACGCTGCCTTTACATTCATGGTGTGCCTGGTACTGGCAAG ACTATGAGTGTACTTGCAGTCATGAGGAAGTTGAGATCTGAATTTGATTCTGGAGCTCTGAGGCCCTATTGTTTTATAGAAATCAATGGTCTCAAATTAGCTTCTCCAGAGAACATCTACAAG GTTATATATGAACAATTGAGTGGGCATAGGGTGGGATGGAAAAAAGCTCTTCATTATTTAACAGAGCACTTTTCAGATGGCAAGAAAATTGGAAAGCAAGCAAACCAGCCAATTGTTTTGCTCATCGACGAGCTTGATCTCCTTTTGACAAGAAATCAGTCG GTGCTGTATAACATTCTTGATTGGCCCACCAAGCCAAATTCAAACCTAGTTATTATAG GTATAGCAAATACAATGGATCTTCCAGAAAAACTGTTGCCTCGTATCTCAAGTAGGATGGGTATTCAACGGCTGTGTTTTGGCCCCTATAATTATCGGCAACTGCAGGAAATCATAACAAGCCGTCTTAAGGGTATCAATGCCTTTGAAGATCAAGCTATTGAGTTTGCTTCTAGAAAG GTAGCTGCTATGTCCGGTGATGCTAGGCGGGCCTTAGAAATTTGTAGACGCGCAGCAGAGTTTGCAGACTACCGTGTTAAACAATTTCAACAGGTTGAACAGACTCCCTCTTCTGCAAATACAG GAAATGGTTTTGTTTGCATGGGTGACATAGAAGACGCTATTCAAGAAGTCTTTCAGGCACCACATATTCAA GTAATGAAGAATTGCCCAAAATTTGGAAAAGTTATACTGGCTGCTATGGTCCACGAATTATACAGAAGTGGCCTAGGTGAAGTATTGTTTGATAAG CTGGCAGCGACTGTTTTCTCTTGGTGCCACGTCAACAGAGAACTATTGCCCGGATACGACACTCTCCTGAAAATCTG TTGCAAGCTTGGTGAGAGCAAGATCGTTCTCTGCGAGGAAGGCACCAAACATAAGTTGCAGAAGCTGCAGCTCAACTACCCAAG CGACGATGTGACCTTTGCACTCAAGGAGTCCCCAGATCTTCCTTGGCTGTCCAAGTACCTCTAG
- the LOC119330217 gene encoding trimethylguanosine synthase-like gives MDAEGWYSATPEAIAAAQAARAAPAGLVLDAFAGVGGNSIQFAARGCYVVAVEMDPRKVELARHNARIYGVEDMIEFVVGDFFHLAPYLKADLVFLSPPWGGPSYNQTPVYTLDMLKPKDGHAIFQAAQKIAPNIIMFLPRNVDISQVEELSWLSSPPLDFESEESYVQHRFKGITAYFGDVAR, from the exons ATGGACGCCGAGGGCTGGTACTCCGCCACCCCGGAGGCCATCGCCGCCGCGCAGGCCGCCCGAGCTGCGCCCGCAGGCCTCGTCCTCGACGCCTTCGCCGGGGTCGGCGGCAACTCCATCCAGTTCGCCGCCAG GGGCTGCTACGTGGTCGCGGTGGAGATGGATCCCCGGAAGGTGGAGCTGGCGAGGCACAACGCCAGGATCTACGGCGTGGAGGACATGATCGAGTTCGTTGTCGGCGATTTCTTCCACCTCGCGCCTTACTTGAAG GCAGATTTGGTGTTCCTTTCACCACCATGGGGAGGGCCATCATATAATCAAACACCAGTGTACACCCTCGATATGCTGAAGCCAAAGGATGG GCATGCAATATTTCAAGCTGCTCAGAAAATAGCTCCTAATATCATCATGTTCTTGCCACGGAATGTGGACATAAGCCAAGTAGAGGAACTTTCGTGGTTGTCTTCTCCTCCCCTGGATTTTGAG AGTGAAGAGAGCTACGTACAGCACAGATTCAAAGGAATCACTGCTTACTTTGGAGACGTGGCACGATGA